The Lactuca sativa cultivar Salinas chromosome 2, Lsat_Salinas_v11, whole genome shotgun sequence genome includes the window AAACACAATGACGGGGGAAGATaccaaaaaaaatctttttaaattttcaactatatatatatatatatttcacattaTGATATGAACAAATGCGGATTACACCATAGGTATAGGCCAGAGCTAATACAACATTATTAAATGCAACGAATATAGGATGCATGTTATTACTGCATCAATATTAATTTCCATTAAATTCAGTCTAATCAATTGTTGGCTACTTTGTAGGTTTTACCACAAGAATTTCCAGCAATGGAGGTCGCTACTGAAATTATGAAACAAGTTGTTCAAATTCTCATGGTTCCAGTAAAGAAACACCTAGGCTACATGATATCTTGCACAAAATACACAAGGGACATGGCTATCAAAATGGCAGAGTTGAATGCTGCAAGACTCGGAATTGAGGAACGTACGAATCAAAACACAAGTAATCGTCTTGAGGTTCCAACACAAGTTAGTGGTTGGCTGGAAGAAGTAGGAAAGATCAACGGAAAAGTGGAAAGCATTCCTAGTGCCGTCGACAGTTGTTTTGATCTAAAAATTAGGCACAAGGTTGGAAAGAAAGCCGTCAATATAATTGAGGAGATCGACAGTGTCATGAGACGACACTCTATGATCACTTGGACTGATCATCCCATTCCTCTCGGAAGAGTTGATTCCATGAACGCATCCACCACTACATCATCAAATAATTACAATAACTTCCAGTCAAGAGAGGTTACTTTTACAAAAGCACTCAAAGCACTCGGAGTGAACCAAAAATCCCACATGATAGCCTTATGTGGGATGGGTGGAGTGGGGAAGACCACAATGATGCAAAGGCTGAAAAAGGTTGTGCATGAAAAGAAAATGTTTAACTTTATTGTTGAAGCAGTTATAGGGGAAAAGACAGACCCCGTTGCCATTCAGGATGCTATAGCAGATTACCTAGGTGTAGAGCTCAATGAAAAATCTAAGCAAGCAAGAGCTGATAAGCTCCGTCAAGGATTCAAGGACAAATCAGATGGAGGCAAAAATAAGTTCTTTGTAATACTTGACGATGTTTGGCAGTCTGTTGATCTGGAAGATATTGGTTTAAGTCCTTTTCCAAATCAAGGCGTCGACTTCAAGGTCTTGTTGACATCACGAGACAGACATGTTTGCACAGTGATGGGGGTTGAagccaaattaattctaaacgtGGGACTTCTAATTGAAGCTGAAGCACAAAGTTTGTTCCACCAATTTGTTGTCACTTCTGAGCCCGAGCTCCATAAGATAGGAGAAGATATTGTAAAGAAGTGTTTCGGTCTGCCAATTGCCATCAAAACCATGGCATGTACTCTACGACATAAAAGAAAGGATGCATGGAAGGATGCACTTTCACGTTTAGAGCACCATGACATTCAAAGTGTTGTGCCTAAAGTATTTGAAACGAGCTACAACAATCTCAAAGACAAGGAGACTAAATCCGTATTTTTGATGTGTGGTTTGTTTCCTGAAGACTTGGATATACCTATCGAGGAGTTGATGAGGTATGGATGGGGCTTAAGATTATTTGATAGAGTTAATACTATTACACAAGCAAGAAACAGGCTCAACACCTGCATTGAGCGACTGGTGCACACAAATTTGTTAATTGAAAGTGTTGATGGTGTGCATGTCAAGATGCATGATCTGGTTCGTGCTTTTGTTTTGGGAATGTTTTCTGAAGTGGAGCATGCTTCAATTGTCAACCATGGTAATATGCCCGAGTGGACTGAAAATGATATGACTGACTCTTGCAAACAAATTTCATTAACATGCAAGAGTATGTTGGAGTTTCCTGGAGACCTCAAGTTTCCAAACCTAAAGATTTTGAAACTTATGCATGGAGGTAAGTCACTAAGGTATCCTCAAGacttttatcaaggaatggaaaAGCTGGAGGTTATATCATACGATGAAATGAAGTATCCATTGCTTCCCTCGTTGCCTCAATGTTCCACCATCCTTCGAGTGCTTCATCTCCATGAATGTTCATTAAGGATGTTTGATTGCTCTTCAATCGGTAATCTTTTCAACATGGAAGTGCTCAGCTTTGCTAATTCTAGCATTGAATTGTTACCTTCCGTAATTGGAAATTTGAAGAAGTTGCGGCTGCTAGATTTGACAAACTGTTATGGTGTTCGTATAGAAAAGGATGTCTTGAAAaatttggtgaaacttgaagagcTTTATATTAGGAATGGGTCTACCAGGTTTACAGAGGATAACTACAAAGAGATGGCAGAGCGTTCAAACAACCTTTCTACGTTAGAAGTTGAGTTCTTTAATAACAAGGCTCAAGTGAAGAATATGTCATTTGAGAATCTTGAACGATTCAAGATCTCAGTGGGAGGGTTTTTAGATCGAGACATCGGTAAGAGTAGCCTCTCATATGAAAACACGTTGCATTTGGTAAGCAACAAAGGTGAAGTAATCAACTCTAAACTTAATCAGTTGTTTGTGAAAACGGAGTTGCTTTTTTTGAGTGTGGATGGTATGAATGATCTTGAAGATGTTGAGGTAAAGTCGACACATCCTCCTCAATCCTCTTCATTCTGCTATTTAAGAGTCCTTTTCATTTCAGAGTGTGTAGAGTTGAGATACCTTTTCAAACTCCATGTGGCAAACACTTTGTCAAATCTTGAGCATCTGAAAGTTTATGATTGCGATAATATGGAAGAACTCGTACATAATGGGACTGAGGGTAGTGGAAAAGATACAATTACGTTTCCCAAGCTGAAGTTTTTGTCTTTGTGTGGACTACCAAAGCTATTGGGTTTATGTCTTAATGTCAACATAATTGAGCTACCAGAACTTTTGGAGTTGAAACTCGACAGCATGCCGAGTTTCACTAGCATTTATCCAAAGAACAAGTTGGAAACATCTAGTTTGCTGAAAGAAGAggtacatatatatgttttatgtaaATACAATTTCAACTATCTTTTTAACTATAACTTTTAGAATATATTTGTATTATTGTTTTGATGTGGCTATTAAGGTAATATTATTTTTGCAGGTTGTGATTCCTAAGTTGGAGAGGCTCCAAATTGATTACATGGAGAATATAAAGGAAATATGGCCTTGTGAACATAGTAGAGGTGCGGAAGTTAAGTTGAGAGAGATTGAGGTGAGAAATTGTGATAAGCTTGTGAATCTATTTCCATACAATCCCATGTCTCTATTGCATCATCTTGAAGAGCTTGAAGTCAATAATTGTGATTCCATTGAATCGTTATTCAACATCGACTTGGACAGTGCCGGTGAAATTGGAGAAGAAAAGAACAGCAGCAACTTAAGAAGCATCAAAGTGTGGAATTTAGGGAAGCTAAGAGAGGTATGGAGTATAAAAGGCAAAGACAACTCTCGTCCTCTCATTGGTGGCTTTGAAGCTGTTGAAAGCATAGAAATTGTAGAATGTGAGATGTTTAGAAATGTATTCACACCTATCACAACCAATTTTGATCTCGGTGCACTTTTAAATATGGATATAAGGAATTGCGGAGAAAACAAGGGAAATGATTCGGAAGAAAGTAGAGAAGAGGAAGAGAGTATAGAAGAGGAGGAGAGTAGCGAAGAGGAAGAGAGTATAGAAGAGGAAGAGCAGGTATGACTTTCAATTTATCTTTCTTATTTAACTAAGTATTAAGCCACAAACCATTTCTTGAATTAATGTTGCAATAaaggtcatatatatatatatatatatatatatatatatatatatatatatatatatatatatatatatatatatatatatatatatatatatatattctaataaataaaagttttttttaccaTATGTCACCCTCTCATTCAATTAGACAAATGTcaatttttggttattttgaattattttttttacatgttattttatgagttttttttattttattaaactcCACATAATATTGtaatataataattgcaataaatgtagtaataaatgaatattaatttcattaataaacttacattttcatttcaaaattccTAAATTAAAACCCAttagtttttttgtttatttatttaaatttaaaataaaaaatatttcatttataataattcattattttttttcttataaattcaaagttctgaaatattttaacattatatatatatatatatatatatatatatatatatatatatatatatatatatatatatatatatatatatatattaaattaatctatGTAATATatgagtctcacaactagtatatataaTATGATTACAAAGCATGATTCCTCGTTAGAGATGGTGTAGAGATGTGACCAATCAGACATCAACATACTTTAGTTAATAAATCATTATTAATGTCACTAATTACTCttggtaaaaaataaaaaatttaattattaaattataaaataaaatgttattttCTTGCAAAAAAAAATGGCTCGAAGAAACCCTTAACCTGAAATAACTTAAAGTAAACGGACTTGACTTTAATAAGAGCATTTTTTTCTAAACTTAATTTCAACCAAATATCATCAACAACTCTTTAAGTTCTAGAATTGATTCCGCTTAAAACTTGATCAACATAATTAGATAGATGAGAGCTAAAGCTCAATCCATGTATAAAATCCTTTTATCCTTTTTCTTGATTTTCATAGCAAGTGGAACGATTTCAACTTCAAATTGATAAAAATCCACATTATTGAGAGATTAGGCTGAAACAAATGGTCCAGGTGGGTCTGGTGGATATGGTAGATTGGTAGATGAAGATGGAAGGGAGAGCTGAAAGACACAAACACATCTTGATTTTAAATTTTCTTATGGCATATTTTATTTCTTGATCTGTTAGTAGTAGGGGTAGAGATATGAAAAGGAGGGTGGGGAGTGTGAGATTTATAGAGGAGATGGTTTGGGGTTGCCGGAGAACATGATTGACCGTGGAGAGGTGGGATGGTTTATGGTGGGCCCATTTTCATTTAACTGAATTTCAAGCCAACTTTTTCTtttgttaatttaaaaataagTCACATCttaattaaaacataattttattattGCATAGGAGCCTATAACATCATCTAATAATTTATCTTAAGGTGAACGATGCAACTATTTCTAATCTATTAACAATTTCAATAATCTACAAAAGTTTCTTGAAAAATTACCTAAAATCAAAACAATCTTATTAAAATccaaaattaaaagagaattatGAATGGACATGGAATCATAAATCATTAACACAATTCAATACTTACGTCAATAATTACATTTTTTGTTGGTGTATGTGTGCAGAGTGATATTCTGTTAGAGGAAGAAACATTACAAAAAGTCACTGATAGCATTGCTAATGTTGTATTTCCATCCTCTCTCGTACACTCTTTTCATAACCTCCATCAACTTGCATTGAAGAGGTATGAAGGAGTGGAGGTGGTGTTTGAAATAAAGAGTCCAACAAGTAGAGAATTGGTAACAACTCACCATAAGCAACACCCTATACTTCCCAACCTCAAGAATTTGAATCTAAGTGATATGGACAACATGAGTCATGTGTGGAAGTGCAACCGAAATTTTTTTTTCACTCTTCCAAAACAACAATCAGAATCACCATTCCACAACCTCACAAACATATACGTTGAGGACTGCAAAACCATTAAGTACTTGTTTTCACCTCTTATGGCAGAACTTCTTTCCAACCTAAAGGAAGTCAAGATAGAACAGTGTGATGGTATTGAAGAAGTTGTTTCAAATAGAGATGATGGGGATGAAGAAAAGACTACATTTACATCTACATCTGTCCACACAAGCCCTATCTTGTTCCCCCAGCTTGATTCTCTCACTCTAAAACAACTGAAGAATCTAAAACGAATTGGTGGAGGTGGTGCCAAAGATGAGAGCAATGAAATGTCTTTCAACAATACCACTACAACTACCGCTTTTGTTAATCAACATATGGTATGTTTTGTGCGTATTTAATTACTAATTTAATTTCTTTATTAATATCCATTTTTTCTTTGCAATATTCTAAGAAAATCACCAAATCACATATAAGAGATTTAAAATTTTATTGCACACTACCATTGCCTACCATGTAAGAATCGAACCAAATTGACAGACAAAGATTGGTCGGTCTTACATTAGGAAACATTGTTTAGTTatcatgttatgacttatgaccaAATTTATAGTCACTGATCCTACGAATAAAGTTTTAGAGGGTGTTTGGCAAAGCTTATTAAAAACGTCCTATGACTTTTTGACTAATaacttcttttggtgaaataaggagtttttaaTAAGTAAGGGGTATGTTCCTTATCACTTTTTGACTTATTAGAGGTTACCAACAGCTATAAGTTGTTTTTTACCCAAACTTTTTTTTGACTTATACTAGTATCAAACCGGTAATAAGTCAAAAGGCTTGTTTTTTAAGCTTTGCCAATTGCAAACACCCCGCTTAGTCATTGAAATTTGAGGGTTATGCATGTAAGACATAACTTGTTAACCCATTGTAAACTACATCAATGAATTAATGATGTATAATGTAAGAGTCAGCAACTTACGCTCTGTCAAATATATATTCTTACATTTCCCCAGAAATAAAAACCAAGATATGTGCTCTAATCTAAAGAGTActaaggaaaagaaaaaaaaggaagcaAGTGTTTAACTAAATGAGAGTTAGTTTAGATACCAGGGACCATCAGGTGACAAGTATTGTAGGATAGAATTCAACAATTTATAATATTAACCCAAAACTAATTTTTCTAAGTTTGTTGTTTTTAACATATCCTTTTTTTATTTCATTGAATTTCCATTCTTATATTTTAGGTTGTAAAGTGGTATATCTTTTATTGTTTGTTCAATAAACATCCCAACATTCATAATAAAACGAGAAGCAAATTAAACTACATTTTTTGAGGTGGAGAGCACTAGTTTCATTTAGTATAAAAAACtagtttttgaattaaatttcttATACAAAAGCTGTGTCAATAGTTTAAATTTACATTAATTTTTCATCTGTTGTTGCAGTTTTCTGAAGCAGATAGTGTTTCTTGGAGATTATCCCAATACTCTAGAGAGATAATAATAAAATACTGCCATGCATTGTCAAATGTGATTCCATGTAATGCAGCAGGACAAATGCAAAAGCTTCAAGTATTGAAAATAAAGAATTGCAATGGGATGAAGGAGGTATTTGTTAGTCAAGAGATGAACAGCAACAACAAGAGTGGTGGTGAAGAGGGTAAAGGTGGTACACTGGGAATTCCAAGACTAAATAAGGTTATTATGCTTCCTAATCTGAAGATATTAAAAATCGTAGGTTGTCCCTTTTTGAAACATATATTCACATTCTCTGCACTTGAAAGCCTGGGACAGCTTGAAGAGTTAACAATAAAGGATTGTGTAGCAATGCAAGTAATTGTGAAGAAAGAAGAAGATGTATCATCGAAGGAGGTTGTGGTGTTTCCTCGTCTAAAGTCTATTGCACTGGAAGATCTACCAAAGCTTCAAATGCTTAATATACACTCTCGCAATATGAAGATATTGGAACTTAAATATTGTGAGAGTTTGGAACATATCTTCACATTCTCTGCACATGGAAGCCTGAGACAGCTCGAAGAGTTAACGATATCTGGTTGTGGGTCAATGAAAGtgattttgaaggaagaagaagatcaatcatcatcatcatcatcattgaaGGATGTTGTGGATTTTCCTCAACTAAAGTCGATTGAAATACAAAATCTACCAGAGCTGGAGGGTTTCTTCTTGGGGATGAATGAGTTCCGGTTGCCTTCATTGGATAATGTTAAGATCGATAATTGCCCCAAAATGATGGTGTTTGCACCTGGTGGGTCCACAACTCCCGAACTCAAGTATATAGTATATACACACAAAATTAGGCAAACATTCTCTTGAATGTGGCCTTAACTTTCATGTTACACATCATCAGGTATAACAACTTATATCTTTCTTTAGCAGCATCTAATTAAGATATCATGATCATGCCAAGTAAAATATATTAAACACATTAACACTAGTTTCAGTCTAAGTTTATGTTGTCACTTGGAatcaaaattttccattttgaagAAGAATGGAAAAACCTTCAAAATAACCTTACATATCTAACTTACTTTATGAGATCAAAAATAGTAAGCAGTTAATTCGCTAACTTTTAGTTGGATTTAAGTATTATTGTCACTAATATTGAAAATCTCTTCAATTTCAATAACCTTACAACATATGacatttgaaatgtttttttgtttCACATATGCCTATGACGTTTTCTGTATTGAACTTGCAGAGCCCATTTCCCAACTCATCAGGGATGCCCTGGTCTTTTCATAACTTGATCGAATTAGAAGTGAAATGGAATTTTGTTAAAAAGATTATTCCGTCCAGTGAGTTGCTGCAACTGCAAAAGCTTGAAAAGATTCATGTCAAGCACTGTGATTGGGCAATTGAGGTAGTTGAGGCATTGGAAGAAGCAGGGAGAAATAGAAATAGTATTAGTGGACATGGTTTTGATGAACCATCACAAACTACTACTATTGTCAGACTGTCAAACTTAACACAAGTGAAGTTAGATAATCTAGGTAGTCTGAGGAATATATGGAAGAGCAATCAGTGGACAACATTTGAGTTTCCAAACCTAACaacactttatatatataaatgtgaTAGATTACGACATGTTTTTAGTGGTTCCATGGTTGGTAGTCTATTGCAACTCCAAGAGCTACATATAACCGACTGTGACCTTTTGGTGGATGTAATTGTGAAAGATGCAAGTGGTGTTGTAGAAGAGGAATCTGATGGCAAGTCGAATGAGATACTTGTGTTACCTCATCTAAAgtccttatctctttattatcTTCGATGTTTTCAGGGGTTTAGCTTGGGGAAGGAGGATTTTTCATTCCCATTATTGGATACATTGGTAATCAAGGAATGTCCAACAATACGGACTTTCACCAAGGGAAATTTAGCTACTCCAAAGCTAAAAGAAATAGAAACAAGATTTGGCTCGTTTTATGCAGGGGAAGACATCAACTCCTTTATAAAGATCAAACAAAAGGTAAACTAGATCTTTCTTTAAGCATTCTTAAGCAACATTTGACACGTTTTATGTAAGTTTAATCATTCTTAAGCAACCTATATTTTCAACTTTATATTTATTTACTTTATGCAGGAATTCTCAGACAACTGGGACTATGATTAATGTAAAGTAAAAATTAATGGTAAATTCTATTTTCATGTTTCCTGAATGTCAAACGTATTGTATTTTCATTGTATTTAGTGTGCCCATTGTGTATTGTAATCCCACTTTGTAATTAGCCCTTGTCATTGTGTTTTTGTAGTTATATATTTTGATGAAATACGAGAAATCATTATGGGAAAATAGTTATTTACATGGTATCAGGCTAAATAAACCCTAACCAATCATTAACTTAATACCTCCGATCATTGGTATTTTTTTTTGTCGATCTATGCCTTCTCTTCTATATTAATCATGTCTACCCCCAATCCACATGATAAGATCTGTGGTAACACGAACATAAAATCGTATAGTCCTGTTATGTTGGACTTCTGTTATGTTGGACTTCAACAGACTTTGATGCATGGCATGATTTATTTCAAACTCACTGCAAAAGGTTACTTTGTATTCCGTCATCTCGAGGATTCTGCAAGCAAAGTAGATGATCATAGATGTTGTTCCTCTTAAATCGTATGTTCCTCTTATGTCGGACTTCGATAGATTTTGATGCGTGGCATGAGTTATTTCAAACTCATTGCAAAAGGTTACTTTATATTCCATCATCTCGACGTCACCATCACCCATACTCTTTCTGTTTTCTTAATCGATTGACTTAAACAAATTTCTAAACtactttacaattggtattatAGAAGGAATCGTTACTTTGATTGAATAATTTGTTCACATTTTTATCTTGTTTAGTGGATCTTTCCAATTCAATATTTCGCAGATAGAAACATAATTCTTTGTTTAATCAAGTGTGATTGATTGATTCTACATCTGTTTTTGTTAGTCGCTTTAGCATCTAATTCATATCTTTTCAAGAATTTCCTCTTTTCATTCATTTTAATAGGAAATCCCAATGTTAACACAATGATGAACTTCGTGAATCTACTTGGATCTGCAACCAAGATTCCGATGATGATCCCAgagtactatgatcagtgggttgACTTGATTGTATGGAAGATTATCTAACGAAATCGATGAGGATCTATGGAGATCGATTGAGATTGGACCATATCTAGTTGATTTGGTTCAAGCCATTGGAAATGTTGGAGCAGCTAAAGATATGATTACGTACACAGGGAAACAAGAAGAAATCAAACGACAAAAGATGTCTCCGTGAACTGTGAGGAGCTATTCTGCCTTTCGTTTACAGCTATGCCCGTGGATGCAAAACatcaaaagagatatgggatactTTGAAAGAAAATTTCAGTGAAGAAATGCTTGTCTAAACTAGTAGATTTTAAGCAAAAGAAAAATAAGAGCATTGAGGCATAGTATGGCAGACTTAATGATTTGATTTTCAAATGCAATCAATATGGTGTGATTCGTACAATTGTAGAGTTCAACCTCACCTTTGTTTTTAAACTCATAAAGGAATGGAAAAATATTTGTCGGATGATAAATACACAAGAGAATTTCAACACATAGTCCTTGTCAAATCTTTACAATATTCTGAAAGCGCATGAATCAGAAGTCATTGAGATAGCTGAAGAAAACAAAATGAATTTTGGAGGTCCAGTGGCACTTGTGTCTAAGATGAGCGTGAAGGACGACGAGTCTGATGATGAGGCAAAACAAGGTGAAGAAGTATTTCTTATGAATTTTGACGATGAAGTTGTTGCCTATTATTCGAATAATAGGGTGAAAAAGGTTCTACAAAAAGTTGATAAGTGGGAATTTCAAGAACAGCTTAGAGAAGAAACTGATGATGATGCTAGTGTGAGTCAGAAATGAGTTGTGAAAGTTGAGAATAAAGAATAAGAGAAGAAGGTTGAGAAACAATTGAAGGGTGATTCATGATACAACTACAATTACTGTATGCTCATAATCATTTGAAAAAAGATTGTATGTTGAGGaagaaagaggaaaagaaagaGAAAGTGTTGGACGAAGCATACTACTGAATGAAATTTGAAGAACTTCACACTATGTCTAAGAATTTGTCTTTGATGGCGAAGGGAGATGATGAAAGTGATGGTACTTATTAGATATGGTCCTCAGGGTCAGATGACAAGGATATGCATCATCCCACACATGGAGTGTTGTTCGCTAAACACAAAAAAGGAGGATTAGGAGGAAAGAGCTAGTTTCAAGGTTGATGTGGAAGATAGTGTTGATCTAAACATGGGGAATACGAAGGGAGAGGagaatgatgaagaagaggaggagaaAACTAGGAAGTTCTTTGTTTCGATTACACCAAAATCTCCATTAACAGTGAAGGTGCATGATCTTCTTGTCTCTCTTAATattcttttaaatttttatcATTCTATTTTATATAACTTTGATGAAATTTGCTCTTATCGGAATGACATGATGATTTCCATGAGTAGTGAAGCAGAAAAATCTAAGGCCTTACTATATGAGGCCATAAAtaagttggagaagaagaataGTAAGACAGAAAGTCTAGATATAAAGATAACAAATATTATGTGTGATACGATACTATTCGAATGGATAATTGTATGCTATTCAAATAGCGAAACATATATTGAAATATCATCAAATGTTTGTATGGAAAGTTAACAAATCTTTATCATTCTGTTGATATTAGTGTTGAATAACATAAGAAGCTACTAccctttattagttttaaaagagaATTAGTTAATAAGACAAACTTCGACTGTGAAAGTAAAGTAGCTGACGATGACACGATTCCAAATGATTCATATGCATGTGTAGTTAACATAATGAATGTTTAAGTGTTGATGAATTGGTTAATATTGTGAATGAGACATTGACCAAAAAcgaacaaatcaaaattttgaacaaGACTGAGAATTCAACACAAAGTTCTCAACAAATTTTTTCTGATATCGAAGATGATTTTGAGAATATCAATGAAATTAAGGAGGAGTAATGTGTTGAGTACTCAAAATTgttcgtcattaatgtcacttcGTTAACTAAAGGCAAACAAAATGTTGACTCAACAATGAAGCCAAATAATGATTTCTCTTCGACAACCAAAAGTTTTGATTCTCCAAAGGAATCTGTTATTGTCGAGGACATAACATACAACGAAAGTGATAGTGATGATGATTCTTTGTAACATTCGAAACTTGAGGTACATTTTAATTTATGAAATTTGACTTTTAGAGTCGCCAAGGTGTGTGAAGGATCGCCACGACGTGATGAGTCAATTTTTAGTGGTGAATTCATTTGACCTGCCACCACGACGTAGCAGGTATAGGCCACACCATGGGTACCGTTGATGTAACCCTACTTTTTCAGGCTTTGCACCCTTGTATATTCTCATATTTTATTTGATCTTGTATAACGACTTTCTTAGTCAATGGTATGACTTCTCATGTTCTattcgattcgggtgctacccgttCCTTTGTATCtattgcgcttagcaagaagtttagtGATGCTCTTGGATTTTGGATTATCCATTGGAGGTAGAGATTGATGATGATCGCTCAGTGAATGTGTTAGGGGTGTCAAAaccaacaaataataggggtacaaGGGACTCCAAATACACtactttaatgcactaaaaagtagtacaaggcaagagGGTTGAACCGTAGAGACACAAAATAAAAGACTATATCTCATTGTG containing:
- the LOC111879924 gene encoding putative disease resistance protein At3g14460, with amino-acid sequence MTFSVLNLQSPFPNSSGMPWSFHNLIELEVKWNFVKKIIPSSELLQLQKLEKIHVKHCDWAIEVVEALEEAGRNRNSISGHGFDEPSQTTTIVRLSNLTQVKLDNLGSLRNIWKSNQWTTFEFPNLTTLYIYKCDRLRHVFSGSMVGSLLQLQELHITDCDLLVDVIVKDASGVVEEESDGKSNEILVLPHLKSLSLYYLRCFQGFSLGKEDFSFPLLDTLVIKECPTIRTFTKGNLATPKLKEIETRFGSFYAGEDINSFIKIKQKEFSDNWDYD
- the LOC111879926 gene encoding uncharacterized protein LOC111879926, with the protein product MEVATEIMKQVVQILMVPVKKHLGYMISCTKYTRDMAIKMAELNAARLGIEERTNQNTSNRLEVPTQVSGWLEEVGKINGKVESIPSAVDSCFDLKIRHKVGKKAVNIIEEIDSVMRRHSMITWTDHPIPLGRVDSMNASTTTSSNNYNNFQSREVTFTKALKALGVNQKSHMIALCGMGGVGKTTMMQRLKKVVHEKKMFNFIVEAVIGEKTDPVAIQDAIADYLGVELNEKSKQARADKLRQGFKDKSDGGKNKFFVILDDVWQSVDLEDIGLSPFPNQGVDFKVLLTSRDRHVCTVMGVEAKLILNVGLLIEAEAQSLFHQFVVTSEPELHKIGEDIVKKCFGLPIAIKTMACTLRHKRKDAWKDALSRLEHHDIQSVVPKVFETSYNNLKDKETKSVFLMCGLFPEDLDIPIEELMRYGWGLRLFDRVNTITQARNRLNTCIERLVHTNLLIESVDGVHVKMHDLVRAFVLGMFSEVEHASIVNHGNMPEWTENDMTDSCKQISLTCKSMLEFPGDLKFPNLKILKLMHGGKSLRYPQDFYQGMEKLEVISYDEMKYPLLPSLPQCSTILRVLHLHECSLRMFDCSSIGNLFNMEVLSFANSSIELLPSVIGNLKKLRLLDLTNCYGVRIEKDVLKNLVKLEELYIRNGSTRFTEDNYKEMAERSNNLSTLEVEFFNNKAQVKNMSFENLERFKISVGGFLDRDIGKSSLSYENTLHLVSNKGEVINSKLNQLFVKTELLFLSVDGMNDLEDVEVKSTHPPQSSSFCYLRVLFISECVELRYLFKLHVANTLSNLEHLKVYDCDNMEELVHNGTEGSGKDTITFPKLKFLSLCGLPKLLGLCLNVNIIELPELLELKLDSMPSFTSIYPKNKLETSSLLKEEVVIPKLERLQIDYMENIKEIWPCEHSRGAEVKLREIEVRNCDKLVNLFPYNPMSLLHHLEELEVNNCDSIESLFNIDLDSAGEIGEEKNSSNLRSIKVWNLGKLREVWSIKGKDNSRPLIGGFEAVESIEIVECEMFRNVFTPITTNFDLGALLNMDIRNCGENKGNDSEESREEEESIEEEESSEEEESIEEEEQSDILLEEETLQKVTDSIANVVFPSSLVHSFHNLHQLALKRYEGVEVVFEIKSPTSRELVTTHHKQHPILPNLKNLNLSDMDNMSHVWKCNRNFFFTLPKQQSESPFHNLTNIYVEDCKTIKYLFSPLMAELLSNLKEVKIEQCDGIEEVVSNRDDGDEEKTTFTSTSVHTSPILFPQLDSLTLKQLKNLKRIGGGGAKDESNEMSFNNTTTTTAFVNQHMFSEADSVSWRLSQYSREIIIKYCHALSNVIPCNAAGQMQKLQVLKIKNCNGMKEVFVSQEMNSNNKSGGEEGKGGTLGIPRLNKVIMLPNLKILKIVGCPFLKHIFTFSALESLGQLEELTIKDCVAMQVIVKKEEDVSSKEVVVFPRLKSIALEDLPKLQMLNIHSRNMKILELKYCESLEHIFTFSAHGSLRQLEELTISGCGSMKVILKEEEDQSSSSSSLKDVVDFPQLKSIEIQNLPELEGFFLGMNEFRLPSLDNVKIDNCPKMMVFAPGGSTTPELKYIVYTHKIRQTFS